One Syntrophorhabdaceae bacterium genomic region harbors:
- a CDS encoding M48 family metalloprotease has translation MKIWRYVAIIVIMVFTPFLLYALTIEEEKKYGTQIYYEIANSATINNDPYISMHLRFMKERIESVAGVPFPVVLTVIESPTMDAFATIGGFIYLTTGLIAQCEKEEELAGVVAHEFAHLARRHIAKRFEKEKYLNIGMLSSIVLAMLAGDAKTQEAVLATGIASAQSMALKYSREDEDEADRFGSRFAHMSGYGGFGIAEFLKKLRLAGGDKVLPQYLLTHPYHEERIIRLESLWQDRSPVPDSPIFPYVILRAKVLGKAGGAQSDDIWINKYNRAKDDPVNAYAAYLVFSRKGKIDDALEAIRVVKSPVGDLLIGEALITARRFQDAIEHLKKIQPGDSTYPISKIYIARAYEAMGERNKALDTWIDLLRYGNSFPEIFYRFAMLSGRMGMEAQGFEYLGRYYLALGRLHLARSNFEKAITKYGINSKEAKEIMAIIDGLKKPQ, from the coding sequence ATGAAGATATGGAGGTATGTGGCAATCATAGTCATCATGGTCTTCACCCCTTTTTTACTCTATGCCTTAACCATTGAAGAGGAAAAAAAATACGGCACCCAAATCTATTATGAAATAGCAAACTCGGCCACCATAAATAATGATCCTTATATATCCATGCATTTGAGGTTCATGAAGGAAAGGATTGAATCTGTGGCAGGCGTGCCATTCCCTGTTGTCCTTACTGTTATTGAGTCTCCTACAATGGATGCCTTTGCCACAATAGGAGGATTTATATATCTCACCACAGGGCTTATTGCCCAGTGCGAAAAAGAAGAGGAGCTGGCAGGTGTAGTTGCCCACGAGTTTGCCCACCTTGCCAGAAGACATATTGCCAAGAGATTCGAAAAAGAGAAATATCTCAATATAGGCATGTTGAGCTCTATAGTCCTTGCCATGCTTGCAGGAGATGCCAAGACACAGGAGGCTGTCCTTGCCACAGGCATTGCATCTGCCCAGTCTATGGCCCTTAAATACTCCAGGGAGGATGAAGATGAGGCAGACAGATTCGGCTCAAGATTTGCCCATATGTCAGGTTATGGAGGCTTTGGCATAGCAGAGTTCTTAAAAAAACTACGCCTTGCTGGCGGAGACAAGGTGCTACCCCAATATCTCCTTACACATCCCTATCACGAGGAGAGGATAATAAGATTAGAGAGTCTTTGGCAGGATAGAAGCCCTGTCCCTGACTCACCCATATTTCCATATGTAATTTTAAGGGCAAAGGTTTTAGGTAAGGCAGGGGGCGCACAATCAGATGATATATGGATAAATAAGTATAACAGGGCAAAGGATGACCCAGTAAATGCATATGCAGCATATCTGGTGTTTTCGAGAAAAGGAAAAATAGACGATGCCCTCGAGGCTATAAGGGTGGTAAAATCGCCTGTAGGGGATCTGCTAATAGGGGAAGCGCTTATAACTGCCCGTAGATTCCAAGATGCTATAGAGCATTTAAAAAAGATTCAGCCCGGCGACAGCACCTATCCCATTTCAAAGATATATATTGCCAGGGCATATGAGGCAATGGGAGAAAGGAATAAGGCACTGGATACCTGGATAGATCTTTTAAGGTATGGCAATTCATTTCCTGAGATATTCTATAGGTTTGCCATGCTATCGGGTCGCATGGGTATGGAGGCGCAGGGATTTGAATATTTAGGTAGATATTATCTTGCCCTGGGCAGGCTCCACCTCGCCAGATCTAATTTTGAAAAGGCAATCACAAAATATGGCATAAACTCCAAAGAGGCAAAGGAGATAATGGCAATCATCGATGGCTTAAAAAAGCCCCAATAA
- a CDS encoding serine hydrolase, which translates to MIRHIYKLILFLIIIPIFIWSFCCITHASGEITALSYILVDKDSFEIISGRDFHRPLPPASTTKVLTTIVALENLTGNETVIPDKGVLKLPRSKLHLQPGKGYRADDLIKGAMIESANDAAYALATYIGGTEADFAHMMNRKALEIGARNSNFKNASGLYLPGQQTTCYDLALIFRYALSNKRFKEIVSTRYFLFKEGKKSIRYQNHNRFLFCFEPAIGGKTGYTRASRHSYVGAFEKDNKTYILALLGSEDKWGDAVEILRVLYDRVPSDKELRLAKANSIVLSSFKDKKIKKTAKISKKQKIKQKKTVKKPSKRR; encoded by the coding sequence ATGATACGCCATATATATAAATTAATATTGTTTCTAATCATCATCCCTATTTTCATATGGTCTTTTTGTTGTATAACCCATGCCTCAGGGGAGATTACGGCATTATCTTATATACTGGTTGACAAAGATTCCTTTGAAATCATATCAGGAAGGGATTTTCACAGACCTCTGCCTCCTGCAAGCACCACAAAGGTGCTTACCACTATAGTGGCTTTAGAAAACCTCACAGGCAACGAAACAGTTATCCCGGACAAAGGTGTGCTCAAACTTCCCAGGTCAAAACTCCACCTTCAACCAGGCAAAGGCTATCGGGCAGATGACCTGATAAAAGGTGCCATGATAGAATCTGCCAATGATGCTGCCTATGCCCTTGCAACGTATATAGGCGGGACAGAGGCAGATTTTGCCCACATGATGAACAGAAAAGCATTAGAAATAGGTGCACGAAACAGTAATTTCAAAAATGCGTCAGGGCTCTATTTACCCGGACAACAGACAACCTGTTATGACCTGGCCCTTATATTCAGGTATGCCCTCTCCAATAAAAGATTTAAAGAGATTGTGTCCACAAGATATTTTCTCTTTAAAGAAGGGAAAAAAAGCATAAGATATCAGAACCATAATAGGTTTCTGTTCTGTTTTGAGCCTGCCATCGGTGGAAAGACAGGCTATACCCGTGCCTCAAGACACAGCTATGTAGGCGCATTTGAAAAGGATAACAAGACTTATATACTTGCCCTACTCGGCAGTGAAGATAAATGGGGTGATGCAGTAGAGATTCTAAGGGTCCTCTATGACAGGGTGCCATCTGATAAGGAACTAAGACTTGCAAAGGCAAACTCCATAGTTCTATCATCGTTTAAGGATAAGAAGATTAAAAAGACTGCTAAAATATCAAAAAAACAGAAGATAAAACAGAAAAAGACCGTTAAGAAACCCTCTAAAAGGAGATGA
- a CDS encoding carbon starvation CstA family protein, translating into MNSVVVLILGFVVAFIGYRVYAKYVDTKIMKSDPKKVTPAKMYMDGVEFMPTSKNILFGYQFKSIAGAAPVIGPIIAIQWGWLPALIWILAGTFFIGWVQDYSSAMIAMRNEGASLGGLSHKLISPRARVILLAFLYFYLLLIAGAFGNVVVSTAIGLKAAPMAWLFMTIGGILAGQMIYRWRKDIILTTIITVIIALFGIWFGSVLPSDKIIGDTLANSRWLWTIFAFLFCYFAAVLPIWRFALPINYVASYIVFLGLFFGIIGVFILHPNITLPAYTGFTIKIGPIWPIMFVTIACGAISGWHSLVSSSGTARQLENELDARPVGGGVMFVEMMLAVFALIIAGTIYASSAEYGAAIVKGPGGVFATGVAKFLGALGLPQSTGRAYGSVMMIVLAITIMQLVIRFMRIATSELLSDVSPVFRNAHVGTIIASLLGMLLVLTGWWQYLWVLFGGANQLMASLALMLVTAYLMSEGKPAAYAFYPMIFMFITTIAALLYTSYNLLTKVMSGAVKGEALIGNALMGIVGIFLVIAALVLAMEGIKAFNRYRTMRAQAAAAKA; encoded by the coding sequence ATGAATTCAGTAGTTGTTTTAATCCTTGGCTTTGTTGTGGCTTTTATAGGTTATCGTGTCTATGCAAAATATGTGGACACAAAGATCATGAAATCAGACCCTAAAAAGGTGACTCCTGCCAAGATGTATATGGATGGTGTGGAGTTCATGCCCACAAGCAAAAATATCCTTTTTGGTTATCAATTTAAATCCATAGCAGGTGCAGCACCTGTTATAGGCCCTATCATTGCCATACAGTGGGGTTGGCTACCAGCACTTATCTGGATACTTGCAGGCACATTTTTTATAGGATGGGTGCAGGACTACTCCAGTGCCATGATCGCCATGCGCAATGAGGGTGCATCCCTGGGTGGCCTGAGCCACAAACTCATATCCCCAAGGGCAAGGGTCATACTCCTCGCATTTTTATATTTTTATCTCCTCCTTATAGCCGGTGCCTTTGGTAATGTGGTGGTAAGCACTGCCATCGGGCTCAAGGCAGCACCCATGGCATGGCTGTTTATGACCATAGGCGGTATCCTGGCAGGCCAGATGATATACAGGTGGAGAAAGGATATAATACTTACCACTATTATTACTGTTATTATAGCCCTTTTTGGTATATGGTTTGGCTCAGTTTTACCCTCTGATAAGATTATAGGTGATACACTGGCAAACAGCAGATGGTTATGGACTATATTTGCATTCCTCTTCTGCTATTTTGCTGCCGTGCTCCCAATATGGAGATTTGCCCTGCCTATAAACTATGTTGCCTCATATATTGTTTTTCTTGGGCTCTTTTTCGGTATCATAGGCGTATTTATACTACATCCCAATATAACCCTGCCTGCATATACAGGTTTTACAATAAAGATTGGGCCTATCTGGCCTATCATGTTTGTTACCATTGCCTGTGGTGCCATATCAGGATGGCATAGCCTTGTATCATCATCAGGAACAGCAAGACAGCTTGAGAATGAACTGGATGCAAGGCCTGTAGGTGGAGGTGTCATGTTTGTTGAGATGATGCTTGCTGTTTTTGCCCTTATCATTGCAGGGACTATATATGCCTCATCTGCCGAATACGGTGCTGCCATTGTAAAAGGCCCTGGTGGTGTGTTTGCTACTGGCGTTGCCAAATTCTTGGGGGCATTAGGTCTGCCTCAGAGCACAGGCAGGGCCTATGGCAGTGTTATGATGATAGTCCTTGCCATAACCATTATGCAGCTTGTTATACGTTTTATGAGGATTGCCACATCAGAGCTATTAAGTGATGTAAGCCCTGTATTTAGAAATGCCCATGTGGGGACAATAATTGCAAGCCTCCTCGGAATGCTCCTTGTGCTTACCGGCTGGTGGCAGTATCTATGGGTTCTCTTTGGTGGCGCCAACCAACTCATGGCCTCCCTGGCACTCATGCTTGTAACAGCCTACCTTATGTCAGAGGGTAAACCAGCAGCATATGCATTCTATCCCATGATATTCATGTTCATAACTACTATTGCAGCACTCCTCTACACATCGTATAATCTATTAACTAAGGTTATGAGTGGTGCAGTTAAGGGAGAGGCGCTTATAGGTAATGCATTGATGGGTATTGTGGGTATCTTTCTTGTTATTGCAGCCCTTGTTCTTGCCATGGAGGGCATCAAGGCATTTAACAGATATAGAACCATGAGGGCACAGGCAGCAGCTGCAAAGGCATAA
- a CDS encoding TRC40/GET3/ArsA family transport-energizing ATPase — translation MVTISLTKIFEQFPNRRYIMFGGKGGLGKTTFSAATAYYLAKQGKKVLVFSVDPQASLSDIFKKDIFGKGPTEIMPNLYAQEIDADRRVKEYQEEIRKKILDMYGMEKIPDEIESYIQAAAAEPAMEESAIFDEVVDIVVKGGYDYYIYDLVPLGHALYYLSMASVYDEWIDKITNLRQQMREYDQVAAVIKREKDIDEDAILNELLYIKDRINKSSGILTDKEKTAFFFVVTAEEMVINDTVKAAELFAKFDVPLSGYIVNRVLSDELRGQQIPEYLKHRLDMQERYLKVIDKTFKDQILAYVPEMERDVTGLQMIERLAEKMFA, via the coding sequence GTGGTTACAATTTCACTTACAAAAATCTTTGAGCAGTTTCCTAATAGGCGTTATATCATGTTCGGTGGAAAGGGAGGACTTGGCAAGACAACCTTCTCTGCAGCAACTGCATATTATCTGGCAAAACAGGGTAAAAAGGTGCTCGTGTTCTCTGTGGACCCTCAGGCTTCATTGAGCGATATATTTAAGAAGGATATATTCGGCAAAGGGCCAACAGAGATTATGCCAAATCTCTATGCCCAGGAGATTGATGCAGATCGGAGGGTTAAGGAATACCAGGAGGAGATAAGAAAGAAGATCCTTGATATGTATGGAATGGAAAAGATTCCAGATGAGATAGAGAGCTATATCCAGGCAGCAGCAGCAGAGCCTGCCATGGAGGAGAGTGCTATATTCGATGAGGTGGTAGATATTGTGGTAAAAGGTGGGTATGATTACTATATCTATGACCTTGTGCCATTAGGGCATGCCCTCTATTATTTAAGTATGGCATCTGTTTACGATGAATGGATAGACAAGATAACAAACCTGAGACAGCAGATGAGGGAGTATGACCAGGTGGCAGCAGTGATCAAAAGGGAAAAGGATATAGATGAGGACGCAATCCTTAACGAACTATTATATATTAAGGACAGGATAAATAAGTCATCCGGTATCCTTACAGACAAGGAAAAGACAGCATTCTTTTTTGTGGTCACTGCAGAGGAGATGGTTATAAATGATACAGTCAAGGCAGCAGAACTATTTGCCAAGTTTGATGTCCCCCTAAGCGGCTATATTGTCAACAGGGTCTTATCTGATGAACTGAGGGGTCAGCAGATACCAGAATATCTAAAACATCGTCTTGACATGCAGGAACGTTATCTAAAAGTAATAGATAAGACATTTAAAGATCAGATCCTCGCCTATGTCCCAGAGATGGAGAGGGACGTTACAGGGCTTCAGATGATAGAGAGGTTGGCCGAGAAGATGTTTGCATAG
- a CDS encoding TRC40/GET3/ArsA family transport-energizing ATPase, whose amino-acid sequence MNQITISMTQFMKDHPRLKYIFFGGKGGVGKTVMAGAAALWAAKQGKKTLLASTNPVHSLSNLFEQDVFGKPAVVCDEKLCYAFEIDTKDTIERSKQEIREKINWFLKFADLTTKADDFVESATMNPAFEESAMFENMTDLMFKDEYDFYVFDTAPTANARRLLGMSKVYSLWVEKMLKSREEAKSLRELLSYSKKKEEDPLMDYLLSFKDRMARAQNLLTDENLTAFFFATLPESLPIAVITRFINWFYDFGIPVGGVVVNGIIQKEQVAEDAPEFVRNRVAMQEEHMEEIWKIFDNQVRAIIPLFETEVKGAKMLNRLVNHLFV is encoded by the coding sequence ATGAATCAGATTACTATTAGCATGACTCAATTTATGAAGGATCACCCAAGATTGAAATATATCTTCTTTGGCGGTAAAGGTGGTGTGGGAAAGACTGTCATGGCAGGGGCAGCAGCGCTGTGGGCCGCAAAACAGGGTAAGAAGACTCTTCTCGCATCCACCAACCCGGTGCATAGCCTCTCAAACCTCTTTGAACAGGATGTATTCGGTAAGCCGGCAGTGGTATGCGATGAAAAACTATGCTATGCCTTTGAGATAGACACAAAGGATACCATTGAAAGGTCAAAACAGGAGATAAGGGAAAAGATAAACTGGTTTTTAAAGTTTGCAGATCTGACTACAAAGGCAGATGACTTTGTGGAATCTGCAACCATGAATCCTGCCTTTGAAGAATCAGCCATGTTTGAGAACATGACAGACCTCATGTTTAAGGATGAGTATGACTTTTACGTATTCGATACAGCACCCACGGCAAATGCCAGAAGACTGCTTGGGATGTCCAAGGTATATTCCCTGTGGGTGGAGAAGATGTTAAAAAGCAGAGAGGAAGCAAAATCGCTCAGAGAATTGTTGTCTTACTCAAAAAAGAAGGAAGAAGACCCACTCATGGACTATCTTTTAAGCTTTAAAGACAGGATGGCAAGGGCACAAAACCTCCTTACAGATGAAAATCTTACTGCATTCTTTTTTGCCACATTGCCTGAGAGCCTGCCCATAGCCGTTATAACAAGGTTTATAAACTGGTTCTATGACTTTGGCATACCTGTTGGAGGTGTTGTAGTGAACGGCATAATCCAGAAGGAACAGGTGGCAGAGGATGCACCTGAGTTTGTCCGTAACAGGGTAGCCATGCAGGAAGAACATATGGAGGAGATTTGGAAGATCTTCGATAATCAGGTTAGGGCAATCATCCCTTTGTTTGAGACAGAGGTCAAAGGCGCAAAAATGCTGAACCGCCTTGTAAACCATCTCTTTGTTTAG
- the purE gene encoding 5-(carboxyamino)imidazole ribonucleotide mutase, producing MVLILLGSESDLPKVEDCINFLNDMGVPFKIDVSSAHRQPEKTLAYAKKAREEGFEVIIAFAGMAAHLPGVIASHTTLPVIGVPLSGGVLNGVDALLSIVQMPKGIPVATVGIDASRNAGILACKILGIKHKDIAKKIEKMKLDMKNQGHSVSEKLKKYIKQDL from the coding sequence ATGGTGCTTATCTTATTGGGAAGCGAGAGTGACTTACCAAAGGTAGAGGATTGTATTAATTTTCTCAATGACATGGGAGTCCCTTTTAAAATAGACGTATCCTCAGCCCATCGTCAGCCAGAAAAGACCTTAGCCTATGCAAAAAAGGCAAGAGAGGAAGGCTTTGAGGTCATCATTGCCTTTGCCGGCATGGCAGCCCATCTGCCTGGTGTTATAGCATCCCACACAACACTTCCTGTTATAGGTGTGCCTTTGAGCGGTGGCGTTTTAAACGGGGTAGATGCACTCTTGTCTATTGTCCAGATGCCCAAGGGTATACCTGTGGCAACAGTGGGTATAGATGCATCAAGAAATGCAGGGATCCTGGCATGCAAGATACTGGGTATAAAACACAAAGATATAGCAAAAAAGATCGAAAAGATGAAATTGGATATGAAAAACCAGGGTCACAGTGTTTCGGAAAAATTAAAAAAATACATAAAACAAGATCTTTAA
- a CDS encoding P1 family peptidase has protein sequence MHNSITDIEGIKVGHASDLKGYTGCTVILCEKGMVCGIDIRGSASGTRQVDALSVNHIVEQVHAILLCGGSSFGLDATAGVMRYLEERGIGFDVGVAKIPICPTAVIFDLAFGDPRARPTADMGYEACMNAGVIVQEGSVGAGTGATVGKLFELPRAMKGGLGTSSIIMPDGLIVAALVVVNAFGDIIDNITGKIIAGARIAPDKMEFADTVKCLKQGFRKRQFGLTNTTLAVVATNACFNKKEITKVAQMAQAGLIKTISPVHTTFDGDLVFAISVGDRDADINNVGVLSDFVIAEAVKRAVKKADGFGIVPAFKDIRKGWKTR, from the coding sequence ATGCATAATTCTATCACAGATATTGAAGGTATAAAGGTAGGCCATGCCTCTGATTTAAAAGGTTACACAGGTTGCACGGTTATTCTGTGTGAAAAGGGGATGGTTTGCGGTATTGATATAAGGGGTAGCGCATCAGGGACAAGACAGGTAGATGCCCTGAGTGTAAACCATATTGTAGAACAGGTCCATGCCATACTCTTGTGCGGAGGTAGTTCATTTGGTCTTGATGCAACTGCAGGTGTTATGAGATACCTTGAGGAAAGGGGCATAGGTTTTGATGTAGGGGTGGCAAAGATACCCATCTGTCCTACCGCGGTTATATTCGACCTGGCCTTCGGTGACCCCAGGGCAAGGCCTACAGCAGATATGGGTTATGAGGCATGCATGAATGCAGGTGTAATTGTTCAGGAAGGTAGTGTTGGCGCAGGCACAGGCGCCACTGTTGGCAAGCTCTTTGAACTCCCCAGGGCCATGAAGGGCGGACTTGGGACAAGTAGCATCATCATGCCTGATGGCCTAATCGTCGCCGCTCTGGTAGTGGTGAATGCCTTTGGTGATATTATAGACAATATTACAGGGAAGATTATAGCAGGTGCAAGGATAGCGCCTGACAAAATGGAGTTTGCAGATACAGTCAAGTGCCTCAAGCAGGGATTTCGAAAAAGACAATTTGGGCTCACCAACACCACCCTTGCTGTGGTGGCCACAAATGCCTGTTTCAACAAAAAGGAAATAACAAAGGTTGCCCAAATGGCACAGGCAGGACTTATAAAAACCATAAGCCCTGTTCATACCACCTTTGACGGCGATCTTGTATTTGCCATCTCTGTTGGGGATAGAGATGCTGATATCAATAATGTAGGTGTATTGAGTGATTTTGTAATAGCCGAGGCTGTAAAAAGGGCAGTAAAAAAGGCAGATGGGTTTGGCATAGTGCCTGCATTTAAAGACATAAGAAAGGGTTGGAAGACAAGATAA
- a CDS encoding NAD-dependent deacylase, with translation MEDKITEVKFMSDDYKKIAELIKEKRYVVAFTGAGISVDSGIPAFRGGQGLWEKYDPMEYAHISAFRRNPEKVWVMLREMAGVIFSSSPSPAHIALAELEKKGFLKAVITQNVDGLHQIAGNINVIEYHGNHRWLTCISCSKRVPFEPDVVNIKPYPRCDACSQALKPDVVFFGEGIPMIEMIRANEEAGRCRVMFIIGTSGVVYPAADIPYQAKSNDAVIVEINLEHTPFTSSITDYFLKGTASEVLPRILAYIE, from the coding sequence TTGGAAGACAAGATAACAGAGGTGAAGTTTATGTCAGATGATTATAAAAAGATAGCAGAACTTATAAAAGAAAAGAGGTATGTGGTGGCATTCACAGGTGCAGGTATATCTGTGGATAGCGGGATACCGGCATTTAGGGGAGGTCAGGGCCTCTGGGAAAAATACGACCCCATGGAGTATGCCCATATAAGTGCATTCAGGAGAAACCCTGAAAAGGTCTGGGTGATGCTAAGGGAGATGGCAGGGGTTATATTTAGTTCATCCCCAAGTCCTGCCCATATTGCCCTCGCAGAATTGGAAAAAAAGGGTTTTTTAAAGGCAGTGATCACCCAAAACGTAGATGGTCTACACCAGATAGCAGGCAACATCAACGTCATAGAGTATCATGGCAATCACAGGTGGCTTACGTGTATATCATGTTCCAAAAGGGTTCCTTTTGAGCCAGATGTGGTAAACATTAAACCATATCCTCGATGTGACGCCTGCAGCCAGGCATTAAAACCTGATGTAGTATTCTTTGGTGAGGGCATACCTATGATAGAGATGATCAGGGCAAATGAAGAGGCAGGTAGATGTAGGGTCATGTTTATCATAGGCACATCAGGTGTTGTTTATCCTGCTGCAGACATACCATATCAGGCCAAATCAAACGATGCAGTTATTGTAGAGATCAATCTTGAGCATACACCTTTTACCTCATCTATAACAGATTATTTCTTAAAGGGAACAGCCTCAGAGGTTCTTCCAAGGATACTTGCATATATTGAATAA
- a CDS encoding sugar phosphate nucleotidyltransferase yields the protein MEEQGVLDHVYAVIMAGGRGERFWPISTDRAPKPFIKIIDNNSLIQLTVKRIEKIIPPDRIFIVLGRSHLDVARHQLIDLPDDNFIIEPEGRDTAACIGFSAISLSEKDKDAVMVTLPADQYVLQEEGFNTTISNAVFFAKKGEYLVTIGIKPSRPETGYGYIRAQEVFGSYKGTDCYKVERFVEKPDFKTAETYVMDGNYFWNGGIFVWKVSCVLKGIESHMPELFQGLMMIRDKIRARSLDDIDAIYKGFIRKSIDYGLMEKADNVLMVKGEFIWDDIGTWQALLRVLKTDEKGNYIYGDVIPIDIEDSVVFANKISVGVIGVSNIIVVASDDGVLVCNRERSQEVREIAKRLEAKKRDI from the coding sequence ATGGAAGAGCAAGGGGTATTAGATCATGTTTATGCAGTTATCATGGCAGGAGGCAGGGGAGAGAGGTTCTGGCCTATAAGCACAGATAGGGCACCCAAGCCGTTTATCAAGATTATAGACAATAACTCCCTTATCCAGCTTACAGTAAAAAGGATAGAAAAGATAATCCCTCCAGATAGGATATTCATTGTCCTTGGCAGGTCTCATCTGGATGTGGCAAGACATCAACTTATAGACCTACCAGATGATAATTTTATAATAGAGCCTGAAGGCAGGGATACTGCTGCGTGTATTGGCTTTTCTGCTATTTCTCTTTCAGAGAAGGACAAAGACGCCGTCATGGTCACGCTGCCGGCAGATCAATATGTCCTCCAGGAGGAAGGTTTTAACACGACCATATCCAATGCGGTTTTCTTTGCAAAAAAGGGTGAATACTTGGTCACCATAGGTATAAAACCATCAAGGCCTGAGACAGGTTATGGGTATATCAGGGCGCAAGAGGTCTTTGGCTCTTATAAAGGAACAGACTGTTATAAGGTAGAGCGCTTTGTGGAAAAACCTGATTTTAAAACAGCAGAGACATATGTCATGGACGGAAACTATTTCTGGAACGGCGGCATATTCGTATGGAAGGTGAGTTGTGTCCTTAAAGGCATTGAATCCCATATGCCTGAATTATTCCAAGGCCTTATGATGATAAGGGATAAGATAAGGGCAAGGTCTTTAGATGATATTGATGCCATCTATAAGGGTTTTATAAGAAAGTCTATAGATTATGGGCTTATGGAAAAGGCAGATAATGTCTTGATGGTAAAAGGCGAGTTCATATGGGATGACATAGGGACATGGCAGGCACTCCTTCGGGTATTAAAGACTGATGAGAAAGGAAATTACATCTATGGTGATGTTATACCTATAGATATAGAGGATTCCGTTGTTTTTGCCAATAAAATATCCGTTGGGGTTATAGGTGTATCAAACATCATAGTGGTTGCCTCAGATGATGGTGTCCTTGTCTGTAATAGGGAGAGGTCCCAGGAAGTGAGGGAGATAGCCAAAAGATTGGAGGCAAAGAAAAGGGATATATGA